One Mycolicibacter sp. MU0083 DNA window includes the following coding sequences:
- a CDS encoding YqgE/AlgH family protein, with protein MAQPEEPEDAEQFVAPAAHRVRAGTLLLANTDLLEPTFRRTVIYVVEHNDGGTLGVVLNRPSETAVYNVLPQWADLAAKPKTMFIGGPVKRDAALCVGLLRVGTEAHGVPGLRHIDGRMVMVDLDAEPDAISPHVEAVRIFAGYAGWTIGQLEGEIERDDWIVLSALPSDVMVPPRVDLWGRALRRQPWPTSLLATHPIDISRN; from the coding sequence GTGGCCCAACCCGAAGAACCCGAGGACGCCGAACAGTTCGTCGCGCCGGCCGCGCACCGGGTACGGGCCGGCACGCTGTTGTTGGCCAACACCGATCTGCTCGAACCCACGTTCCGGCGCACGGTGATCTATGTCGTCGAACACAACGACGGCGGCACGTTGGGTGTGGTGCTCAACCGTCCCAGCGAGACCGCCGTCTACAACGTGCTGCCGCAGTGGGCCGATCTGGCCGCCAAACCCAAGACGATGTTCATCGGGGGCCCGGTGAAACGCGATGCCGCGCTCTGCGTGGGCTTGCTCCGGGTCGGCACGGAAGCCCACGGCGTGCCCGGACTGCGGCACATCGACGGGCGCATGGTGATGGTCGATCTGGACGCCGAACCCGACGCCATCTCACCGCACGTGGAAGCCGTCCGGATCTTCGCCGGTTACGCCGGCTGGACCATCGGCCAGCTCGAAGGGGAGATCGAGCGCGACGACTGGATCGTGCTGTCGGCGCTGCCCTCGGATGTGATGGTGCCGCCGCGGGTCGACCTGTGGGGCCGGGCGCTGCGCCGTCAGCCCTGGCCGACGTCGCTGCTGGCCACCCACCCGATCGACATCAGCCGCAACTGA
- a CDS encoding amino acid ABC transporter ATP-binding protein, producing the protein MTAPASRDPVSLAAKGIELSFGKHRVLRGVDLDVPAGTTAAVIGPSGSGKSTMLRTLNRLHEPDAGDVLLGGRSVLADDPDELRQRIGMVFQHFNLFPHRSVLDNVTLAPRKLRGMSPDAARELALGLLDRVGLRNKASARPSALSGGQQQRVAIARALAMQPQVMLFDEATSALDPELVKGILALIAELGADGMTMVVVTHEMGFARSASDTVVFMDRGRVVESGPPDRIFAGAETERLQKFLSQVL; encoded by the coding sequence GTGACGGCCCCCGCATCCCGTGACCCGGTCTCGTTGGCGGCCAAGGGAATCGAATTGTCCTTCGGCAAGCATCGGGTGTTGCGCGGGGTCGATCTCGATGTTCCGGCGGGCACCACCGCCGCGGTGATCGGTCCGTCGGGCTCGGGAAAGTCGACCATGCTGCGCACGCTGAACCGGCTGCACGAACCCGACGCCGGTGACGTCCTGCTGGGCGGCCGGTCGGTGCTGGCCGACGACCCCGACGAGCTGCGCCAGCGGATCGGCATGGTGTTCCAGCATTTCAACCTCTTCCCGCACCGCAGTGTCCTGGACAACGTCACGCTGGCCCCGCGCAAGCTGCGGGGGATGTCACCGGACGCCGCCCGCGAACTCGCGCTGGGCCTGCTGGACCGGGTCGGCCTGCGCAACAAGGCGTCGGCGCGGCCGTCGGCGCTCTCCGGCGGCCAGCAGCAGCGGGTCGCGATCGCCCGGGCGTTGGCGATGCAGCCGCAGGTGATGCTCTTCGACGAGGCGACGTCGGCACTGGACCCGGAGTTGGTGAAGGGGATTCTGGCGTTGATCGCCGAGCTCGGCGCCGACGGCATGACGATGGTGGTGGTCACCCATGAGATGGGCTTCGCCCGGTCGGCGTCGGACACCGTGGTGTTCATGGATCGCGGCCGGGTGGTGGAGTCCGGACCACCCGATCGGATCTTCGCCGGCGCGGAGACCGAGCGGCTGCAGAAGTTCCTGTCCCAGGTGTTGTGA
- a CDS encoding SDR family oxidoreductase produces MPTALITGAGGGIGSAIAAALAPTHTLLLAGRPTARLDAVAEELGATTWPMDLSDTDGIEAATEIVDELDVLVHNAGVMLPGATGESYLEEWRATFEVNVFGAVALTLALLPALRAARGQVVFINSGAGQKVSPGMASYSASKFALRAFADSLRADEPTLRVTTVYPGRVDTEMQRDLVAYEGGEYDPARFLRAETVAEAVAHAVRTPADAHLHELVLRPR; encoded by the coding sequence ATGCCGACCGCGTTGATCACCGGCGCCGGCGGCGGGATCGGTTCGGCGATAGCGGCGGCGCTGGCGCCCACCCACACCCTGCTGTTGGCCGGTCGGCCGACCGCACGCCTGGATGCGGTGGCCGAGGAGTTGGGCGCCACCACCTGGCCGATGGATCTGTCCGACACCGACGGGATCGAGGCGGCCACCGAGATCGTCGACGAACTCGACGTGCTGGTGCACAACGCCGGGGTGATGCTGCCCGGCGCCACCGGGGAGTCCTACCTCGAGGAGTGGCGGGCCACCTTCGAAGTGAACGTTTTCGGCGCGGTCGCACTGACGCTGGCACTGCTGCCCGCGTTGCGGGCCGCCCGCGGACAGGTGGTCTTCATCAACTCCGGTGCCGGGCAGAAGGTTTCACCCGGCATGGCGTCGTATTCGGCCAGTAAGTTCGCGCTGCGGGCGTTTGCGGACTCGCTGCGTGCCGACGAGCCGACACTGCGCGTCACCACGGTCTATCCCGGCCGGGTCGACACCGAGATGCAACGGGACCTGGTCGCCTACGAGGGCGGCGAGTACGACCCGGCCCGCTTCCTGCGTGCCGAGACCGTCGCCGAAGCGGTGGCCCACGCCGTCCGCACACCGGCCGACGCGCACCTGCACGAACTGGTGCTCCGGCCGCGCTAG
- a CDS encoding LLM class F420-dependent oxidoreductase, giving the protein MGHRIRIAVQLQPQHATHYGAIRDAVRRCEDIGVDIAFNWDHFFPLYGDRDGTHFECWTMLAAWAEQTSRIEIGALVSCNSYRNPELLADMARTVDHIGDGRLILGIGSGWKHRDYREYGYEFGTAGSRLDDLAGALPRIKSRLAQLNPPPTRDMPLLIGGAGERKTLRLVAEHADMWHSFADADSYPHKAAVLAEHCAAVGRDPGGIEHSAALGGDQTRGTVAELLAEADTLTDLGVRLLTIGASGPDYDLTAAEALCRWRDQR; this is encoded by the coding sequence ATGGGCCACCGGATCCGGATCGCCGTTCAACTGCAGCCCCAGCACGCAACGCACTACGGCGCGATCCGCGACGCGGTCCGGCGCTGTGAGGACATCGGCGTCGACATCGCCTTCAACTGGGACCACTTCTTCCCGCTCTACGGTGACCGCGACGGCACCCACTTCGAGTGCTGGACCATGCTGGCCGCCTGGGCCGAGCAGACCTCGCGGATCGAGATCGGCGCGCTGGTGTCGTGCAACTCCTACCGCAACCCCGAACTGCTCGCCGACATGGCACGCACCGTCGACCACATCGGCGACGGCCGGCTGATCCTGGGCATCGGTTCGGGCTGGAAGCACCGGGACTACCGCGAATACGGCTACGAGTTCGGCACCGCCGGCAGCCGGCTCGACGACCTGGCGGGTGCCCTGCCGCGTATCAAAAGCCGCCTGGCCCAACTCAACCCACCACCCACCCGGGACATGCCCCTGCTCATCGGGGGCGCCGGGGAACGCAAGACGCTGCGACTGGTCGCCGAGCACGCCGACATGTGGCACAGCTTCGCCGACGCCGACAGCTACCCGCACAAGGCCGCGGTGCTCGCCGAGCACTGCGCCGCGGTGGGCCGCGACCCGGGCGGCATCGAGCACTCCGCGGCCCTGGGCGGCGACCAGACCCGCGGCACCGTCGCCGAACTGCTGGCCGAAGCCGACACGCTGACCGACCTCGGGGTACGCCTGCTGACCATCGGCGCCAGCGGCCCCGATTACGACCTGACCGCCGCCGAGGCACTGTGCCGATGGCGCGACCAGCGGTAA
- a CDS encoding LpqN/LpqT family lipoprotein, producing the protein MTNTVRRWQLVASCAAIAAAGLGAIPTAAADPSVPGPTNPYGPAAQAAAVPVTAPLPAAPRPMAPLPAPLPRAADAPAPPSAALPATSGTLRDYFAAKKVQLEPQQAAGFTAFNITLPMPRGWTHVPDPNVPDAFAVIADRRSGSLYTPNAQVVVYRLVGQFDPREAITHGFVDSQNEMAWQTTNASLNDFNGFPSAVIEGTYRDADMTLNTSRRHVIVPTSDSAYLVSLTVTTGAGRAIGNAPATDGIINGFRVEVPGVGPQPPTPPAPPAPPLPPASARIQHQVGTTD; encoded by the coding sequence ATGACGAACACCGTGCGTCGATGGCAGCTCGTGGCGAGCTGCGCCGCCATCGCGGCAGCGGGCCTGGGCGCGATACCCACCGCGGCCGCCGACCCGTCGGTCCCCGGACCGACGAACCCGTACGGGCCGGCCGCCCAGGCCGCGGCGGTGCCGGTCACCGCGCCGCTGCCCGCGGCGCCGCGCCCCATGGCACCACTGCCCGCTCCCCTCCCGCGGGCCGCCGACGCCCCGGCTCCCCCGAGCGCGGCGCTGCCGGCGACGTCGGGCACCCTGCGGGACTACTTCGCGGCCAAGAAGGTGCAGTTGGAACCGCAGCAGGCGGCGGGCTTCACCGCGTTCAACATCACCCTGCCGATGCCCAGGGGCTGGACCCACGTGCCCGACCCCAACGTCCCCGACGCGTTCGCGGTGATCGCCGATCGCCGCAGCGGGTCGCTGTACACCCCCAACGCGCAGGTCGTGGTCTACCGCCTGGTCGGACAGTTCGATCCCCGCGAGGCCATCACCCACGGATTCGTCGACAGTCAGAACGAGATGGCCTGGCAGACCACCAACGCGTCGCTCAACGATTTCAACGGGTTCCCGTCGGCGGTGATCGAAGGGACCTACCGCGATGCCGACATGACGCTGAACACCTCCCGCCGGCATGTGATCGTCCCGACCTCCGACTCCGCCTACCTGGTCTCGTTGACCGTCACCACCGGGGCCGGTCGGGCGATCGGCAACGCGCCGGCCACCGACGGCATCATCAACGGCTTCCGGGTCGAAGTACCCGGGGTGGGCCCGCAGCCGCCGACCCCGCCGGCCCCGCCCGCGCCGCCGTTGCCGCCGGCCTCGGCGCGAATCCAGCACCAGGTGGGTACCACCGACTGA
- a CDS encoding MFS transporter: MTEFRRLLELRAASQFGDGLFQAGLAGALLFNPDRAASPWAIAGAFTVLFLPYSVLGPFAGALLDRWDRRMVLVVANLARLLLVLGIAALLAYGAGDLPVLCAALIANGFTRFIASGLSAALPHVVPRAQVVTMNAVASATGAVAAFLGANFMLVPRWVVGADDRGAASIIAAVALPVALALVLSLRFPAHVLGPDDTKRAIHGSVLYAVTTGWLHGIRTVRTRPTVAATLSGLAAHRMAFGINTLLVLVLVRHVGEHSVAGLGTTALFVAAAGAGSFLATVLTPPAVQRWGRYATANGALAAGALIQLATIGLYLPVLLACGFLLGVAGQVVKLCADTAMQVDVDDALRGHVFAVQDSVFWVSFIVAVGAAAATVPADGQAPGLIVAAAVLYLAGLAGHALAGRQGEPAGIR, from the coding sequence ATGACCGAGTTCCGCCGCCTGCTGGAGTTGCGGGCCGCCAGCCAATTCGGCGACGGACTGTTCCAGGCCGGGCTGGCCGGCGCGCTGTTGTTCAACCCCGACCGGGCCGCGTCGCCGTGGGCGATCGCGGGGGCGTTCACCGTGTTGTTTCTGCCGTATTCGGTGCTGGGCCCGTTCGCCGGGGCCCTGCTGGACCGCTGGGACCGCCGCATGGTGCTGGTGGTGGCCAACCTCGCCCGACTGCTGCTGGTGCTGGGGATCGCGGCCCTGCTGGCCTACGGCGCCGGCGATCTCCCGGTGTTGTGTGCGGCGCTGATCGCCAACGGGTTCACCCGGTTCATCGCCTCGGGGCTGTCGGCGGCGCTGCCGCACGTGGTCCCGCGCGCTCAGGTGGTGACGATGAACGCGGTGGCCAGTGCGACCGGGGCGGTGGCGGCCTTCCTGGGCGCCAACTTCATGCTGGTGCCGCGCTGGGTGGTGGGCGCCGACGATCGGGGCGCGGCCTCGATCATCGCGGCGGTCGCCCTGCCGGTGGCGTTGGCCCTGGTGCTCTCGCTGCGCTTCCCCGCCCATGTCCTGGGGCCCGACGACACCAAACGCGCCATCCACGGCTCGGTGCTCTACGCGGTGACGACCGGCTGGCTGCACGGCATCCGGACGGTGCGTACCCGGCCCACGGTGGCCGCCACGCTGTCCGGGCTGGCCGCACACCGGATGGCCTTCGGGATCAACACCCTGCTGGTGCTGGTGCTGGTGCGGCACGTCGGTGAGCATTCGGTGGCCGGCCTGGGAACCACCGCGTTGTTCGTCGCCGCGGCCGGGGCGGGATCGTTTCTGGCCACCGTGCTGACACCGCCGGCGGTACAGCGGTGGGGGCGCTACGCCACCGCCAACGGTGCACTGGCGGCGGGCGCACTGATCCAGCTGGCCACCATCGGCCTGTATCTGCCGGTGCTGCTGGCCTGCGGATTCCTGCTGGGCGTGGCCGGGCAGGTGGTCAAACTCTGCGCCGACACCGCCATGCAGGTCGACGTCGACGACGCGCTGCGCGGCCACGTGTTCGCGGTTCAGGACTCGGTGTTCTGGGTGTCGTTCATCGTCGCGGTCGGTGCCGCGGCGGCGACGGTGCCCGCCGACGGGCAGGCTCCGGGCCTGATCGTGGCGGCGGCGGTGCTGTACCTGGCCGGATTGGCCGGCCACGCGCTGGCCGGGCGGCAAGGCGAGCCGGCGGGCATAAGGTAG
- a CDS encoding ABC transporter substrate-binding protein/permease: protein MARPAVRLAAFFATWWMVGALAALPSAGAAPDLCAPPGQEAAVALPGKLANAKRPREDKYTTAGVVPLTSIDVTRLGLATPGVLTVGTLTESPPTNCITARGRYSGFDNELLRAIAAKLGLRVQFIGTDFFGLLAQVESGRFDVGSASINATDERRRTVGFTNGYDFGYMALVVPAGSGITGFDGLAAGSRVAVVQGTVEDAYAVDNLGLEPVRFPDSITLYASLKSRQVDAWVAPSLTALKLLKPDDPAQIVGYTFSPAGFEAYAVAKGNQALISALNAGLDAVIADGTWPKLFTDWVPRPLPPDWQPGSKSAATPHLPDFAAIAARHHRAESDAYAPKSTLAQLRDSFFDWQLYREALPDLLRTGLPNTVLLTLSGGAIGLVAGLGLAVAGLSRSRWLRWPARVYTDVFRGLPEVLIILLIGLAVGPLVGGLTHNNPYPLGIAALGLTAAAYIGEILRSGIQSVEAGQLEASRALGFGYPAAMRLVVIPQGIRRVLPALVNQFIALLKASALLYFLGLVAGQRELFQVGRDFNAQTGSLSPLVAAGLLYLSLTIPLTHLVNVVDHRLRRGRPADPDDPIELNPAISSQEMT, encoded by the coding sequence ATGGCGCGACCAGCGGTAAGGCTGGCGGCGTTCTTCGCCACCTGGTGGATGGTGGGCGCCCTGGCGGCGCTCCCGTCCGCCGGCGCGGCTCCCGATCTGTGTGCGCCGCCCGGGCAGGAGGCCGCGGTCGCATTGCCGGGGAAGCTGGCCAACGCCAAGCGGCCCCGGGAGGACAAATACACCACTGCCGGGGTGGTGCCGCTGACTTCGATCGACGTGACCCGGCTCGGCCTGGCCACGCCCGGGGTACTGACCGTCGGCACCCTCACCGAGAGTCCCCCGACGAACTGCATCACCGCGCGGGGCCGCTACAGCGGCTTCGACAACGAACTGCTGCGCGCGATCGCCGCGAAGCTGGGCCTGCGCGTGCAGTTCATCGGCACCGACTTCTTCGGCCTGCTGGCCCAGGTGGAGTCGGGGCGCTTCGACGTCGGCTCGGCGTCGATCAACGCCACCGACGAGCGCCGCCGCACCGTCGGCTTCACCAACGGCTACGACTTCGGCTACATGGCCCTGGTGGTCCCGGCCGGTTCGGGGATCACCGGGTTCGACGGCCTGGCGGCGGGTAGCCGTGTCGCGGTGGTGCAGGGCACCGTCGAAGACGCCTACGCCGTCGACAACCTGGGGCTGGAACCGGTGCGTTTCCCGGATTCGATCACGCTGTACGCCAGCTTGAAGAGCCGTCAGGTGGACGCCTGGGTGGCGCCGTCGCTGACCGCGCTGAAACTGCTGAAACCCGATGACCCCGCACAGATCGTCGGCTACACGTTCAGTCCGGCCGGCTTCGAGGCCTACGCCGTGGCCAAGGGCAATCAGGCGCTGATCTCGGCGCTGAACGCCGGGCTGGACGCCGTCATCGCCGACGGCACCTGGCCGAAGCTGTTCACCGACTGGGTGCCGCGACCGCTGCCGCCGGACTGGCAACCGGGCTCCAAATCGGCGGCCACCCCGCACCTGCCGGACTTCGCCGCGATCGCCGCCCGGCATCACCGCGCCGAATCGGACGCGTATGCGCCCAAATCCACTCTGGCGCAACTGCGCGACTCCTTCTTCGACTGGCAGCTGTACCGTGAGGCCCTGCCGGACCTGCTGAGGACCGGCCTGCCCAATACCGTGTTGCTGACGTTGAGCGGCGGCGCGATCGGCTTGGTGGCCGGCCTGGGGCTGGCGGTGGCGGGGCTCTCCCGCAGTCGCTGGCTGCGCTGGCCGGCCCGGGTCTACACCGACGTCTTCCGGGGCCTGCCCGAGGTGCTGATCATCTTGCTGATCGGGCTGGCGGTGGGGCCGCTGGTGGGGGGCCTGACCCACAACAATCCCTACCCACTGGGGATCGCCGCGCTGGGCCTGACCGCGGCGGCCTACATCGGGGAGATCCTGCGCTCGGGTATCCAGAGCGTGGAGGCCGGCCAGCTGGAGGCGTCACGGGCGCTGGGTTTCGGCTACCCGGCCGCGATGCGGCTGGTGGTGATCCCGCAGGGCATCCGGCGGGTGCTGCCGGCGTTGGTCAATCAGTTCATCGCGTTGCTGAAGGCGTCGGCGCTGCTGTACTTCCTGGGACTGGTCGCCGGGCAGCGGGAGCTGTTCCAGGTGGGCCGTGACTTCAACGCCCAGACCGGCAGCCTGTCCCCACTGGTCGCGGCGGGCCTGCTCTATCTGTCTTTGACCATTCCCCTGACGCATCTGGTGAACGTCGTCGATCACCGCCTGCGCCGTGGCCGGCCGGCCGACCCCGATGATCCGATCGAACTGAATCCGGCGATCTCGAGCCAGGAGATGACGTGA
- the leuS gene encoding leucine--tRNA ligase — translation MNEAPTTQASGDTAPRHRYTATLAGRIEGAWQDHWEQAGTFDVANPVGSLAPTDGSTVPADKVFVQDMFPYPSGDGLHVGHPLGYIATDVYARYFRMTGHNVLHALGFDAFGLPAEQYAVQTGTHPRIRTEANIENFRRQLRRLGLGHDRRRSFSTTDVDFYTWTQWIFLQIYNAWFDTTAQRARPIADLIAELDAGTRTLEDGRDWSALSAGERADVIDGYRLVYRSDSMVNWCPGLGTVLANEEVTADGRSDRGNFPVFRKRLRQWMMRITAYSDRLLDDLDVLDWPEKVKTMQRNWIGRSTGAAALFAATTTDGADADIEVFTTRPDTLFGASYLVLAPEHELVDRLTVDAWPAGVDPRWTFGAASPAAAVADYRKAIAAKSDLERQENKAKTGVFLGSYATNPANGQQVPIFIADYVLAGYGTGAIMAVPGHDQRDWEFAAEFGLPVVEVIAGGDISESAYAGDGTLVNSGPLDGMSVGDAKEAMTRRLEAEGRGWARIEYKLRDWLFARQRYWGEPFPIVYDADGRAHALDSAALPVELPEVQDYSPVLFDPDDADSEPSPPLAKATDWVHVELDLGDGLKSYTRDTNVMPQWAGSSWYELRYTDPHNSERFCAPENEAYWMGPRPAEHGPDDPGGVDLYVGGVEHAVLHLLYSRFWHKVLYDLGHVSSREPYRRLVNQGYIQAAAYTDARGSYVPAADVVERDGKFYLPGSDGEIEVFAEYGKMGKSLKNSVSPDEICETYGADTLRVYEMSMGPLEMSRPWATKDVVGAHRFLQRVWRLVVDEETGDTRVLDDEPDTETLRLLHRTIVGVSEDYAALRNNTAAAKLIEYTNHLTKQHRDGAPRAAVEPLALMIAPLAPHLAEELWRRLGHQTSLAHGPFPVADPAYLVTDTVEYPVQVNGKKRGLVTVAADADSDAIKAAALADEKVQAFLAGAEPKKVIVVPGRLVNLVI, via the coding sequence GTGAACGAAGCCCCGACCACCCAGGCATCCGGCGACACCGCACCCCGGCATCGCTACACCGCGACGCTCGCCGGGCGCATCGAAGGCGCTTGGCAGGACCACTGGGAGCAGGCGGGCACGTTCGACGTCGCCAACCCGGTCGGCTCGTTGGCACCCACGGACGGCTCGACGGTGCCCGCGGACAAGGTGTTCGTCCAGGACATGTTCCCCTACCCGTCCGGCGACGGCCTGCATGTCGGGCACCCGCTGGGCTATATCGCCACCGACGTCTACGCGCGCTACTTCCGGATGACCGGCCACAATGTGCTGCACGCGTTGGGTTTCGACGCGTTCGGTCTGCCCGCCGAGCAGTACGCGGTGCAGACCGGCACCCACCCGCGGATCCGCACCGAGGCCAATATCGAGAACTTCCGCCGGCAACTGCGTCGGCTCGGTCTCGGACACGACCGCCGCCGGAGCTTCTCCACCACCGACGTCGACTTCTACACCTGGACCCAGTGGATCTTCCTGCAGATCTACAACGCCTGGTTCGACACCACCGCGCAGCGGGCGCGCCCGATCGCGGACCTGATCGCCGAACTCGACGCCGGAACCCGCACCCTCGAGGACGGCCGGGACTGGTCGGCGCTGTCGGCCGGTGAACGCGCCGACGTCATCGACGGCTACCGACTGGTCTACCGCTCCGATTCGATGGTCAACTGGTGCCCCGGGCTGGGCACCGTGCTCGCCAACGAGGAGGTCACCGCCGACGGCCGCAGCGACCGCGGCAACTTCCCGGTGTTCCGGAAGCGGTTGCGGCAGTGGATGATGCGCATCACCGCCTACTCGGATCGCCTGCTCGACGACCTCGACGTGCTGGACTGGCCGGAGAAGGTCAAGACCATGCAGCGCAACTGGATCGGGCGTTCCACCGGTGCGGCGGCGCTGTTCGCCGCGACCACCACCGACGGTGCCGACGCCGACATCGAGGTGTTCACCACCCGCCCCGACACGCTGTTCGGCGCCAGCTACCTGGTGCTGGCACCCGAGCACGAGCTGGTCGACCGGCTGACCGTCGACGCGTGGCCGGCCGGAGTCGACCCCCGTTGGACGTTCGGCGCGGCCAGTCCCGCCGCGGCGGTCGCCGACTACCGCAAGGCGATCGCGGCGAAATCCGACCTGGAACGCCAGGAGAACAAAGCCAAAACCGGTGTGTTCCTGGGCAGTTACGCCACCAACCCGGCGAACGGGCAGCAGGTGCCGATCTTCATCGCCGACTACGTGCTGGCCGGCTACGGCACCGGCGCGATCATGGCGGTGCCCGGCCACGACCAGCGGGACTGGGAGTTCGCCGCGGAATTCGGGCTTCCCGTCGTGGAAGTCATCGCCGGTGGCGACATTTCGGAGTCCGCCTATGCCGGCGACGGCACCCTGGTCAACTCCGGCCCGCTGGACGGCATGAGCGTCGGCGATGCCAAGGAGGCCATGACACGTCGGCTGGAGGCCGAGGGCCGCGGCTGGGCGCGCATCGAATACAAGTTGCGGGACTGGCTTTTCGCCCGGCAACGGTACTGGGGCGAACCCTTCCCGATCGTCTACGACGCCGACGGGCGCGCGCACGCGCTGGACTCGGCCGCGCTGCCGGTCGAACTGCCCGAGGTGCAGGACTACTCGCCGGTGCTGTTCGATCCCGACGACGCGGACAGTGAGCCGTCGCCGCCGCTGGCCAAGGCCACCGACTGGGTGCACGTCGAACTGGATCTCGGCGACGGCCTGAAGTCCTACACCCGCGACACCAACGTCATGCCGCAATGGGCCGGAAGTTCCTGGTACGAACTGCGTTACACCGACCCGCACAACAGCGAACGGTTCTGCGCCCCGGAGAACGAGGCGTACTGGATGGGCCCGCGGCCTGCCGAGCACGGGCCCGACGATCCCGGCGGGGTGGATCTCTACGTCGGCGGCGTCGAACACGCGGTGCTGCACCTGCTGTACTCCCGGTTCTGGCACAAGGTGCTCTACGACCTCGGGCACGTCAGTTCCCGCGAGCCGTACCGCCGCCTGGTCAACCAGGGCTACATCCAGGCCGCCGCCTACACCGACGCCCGCGGCTCGTATGTGCCCGCGGCAGACGTCGTGGAACGGGACGGGAAGTTCTACCTCCCGGGCTCCGACGGCGAGATCGAGGTCTTCGCCGAATACGGCAAAATGGGTAAGAGCCTGAAGAATTCGGTGTCACCGGACGAGATCTGCGAAACCTACGGCGCGGACACCCTGCGGGTCTACGAGATGTCGATGGGCCCGCTGGAGATGTCGCGGCCATGGGCCACCAAGGACGTCGTCGGCGCCCACCGCTTCCTGCAGCGGGTCTGGCGACTGGTCGTCGACGAGGAGACCGGCGACACCCGGGTCCTCGACGACGAACCGGACACCGAGACGCTGCGCCTCCTGCACCGCACCATCGTCGGGGTATCGGAAGACTATGCTGCACTGCGCAACAACACCGCCGCCGCCAAGTTGATCGAGTACACCAACCACCTGACCAAGCAGCACCGCGACGGGGCTCCGCGGGCGGCCGTCGAACCATTGGCCCTGATGATCGCACCGCTGGCACCGCACCTCGCGGAGGAACTGTGGCGGCGGCTGGGCCACCAGACCTCACTGGCGCACGGACCCTTCCCGGTGGCCGACCCGGCCTACCTGGTCACCGACACCGTGGAGTACCCGGTCCAGGTCAACGGCAAGAAGCGGGGACTGGTGACGGTGGCCGCCGACGCCGACTCCGATGCCATCAAGGCGGCGGCGCTGGCCGACGAGAAGGTGCAGGCGTTCCTGGCCGGTGCCGAGCCGAAGAAGGTGATCGTGGTTCCCGGCCGGCTGGTGAACCTGGTGATCTAG
- a CDS encoding MarR family winged helix-turn-helix transcriptional regulator translates to MTEGTDDTPQVTAIAEGLHRSLSKLFSILRRGDINQGTPTGELTLAQLSILITLLDRGPIRMTELAAHERVRTPTTTVAIRRLEKIGLVKRSRDPSDLRAVLVDITPEGLASHRESLANRHSALAAMLSKLSPEDLDTLTRALEPLERLATCDAVETRSAEDTDCAADCP, encoded by the coding sequence ATGACGGAGGGCACAGACGATACGCCGCAGGTGACGGCGATCGCGGAAGGCTTGCACCGTTCGCTGTCCAAACTCTTCTCGATCTTGCGACGCGGTGACATCAATCAGGGCACACCCACCGGCGAGCTGACGCTGGCGCAGTTGTCGATCCTGATCACGCTGCTGGACCGGGGCCCCATCCGGATGACGGAATTGGCCGCCCACGAGCGGGTCCGCACGCCCACCACCACCGTGGCGATCCGGCGCCTGGAGAAGATCGGTCTGGTCAAGCGCAGCCGCGATCCGTCGGATCTGCGGGCCGTCCTGGTCGACATCACCCCGGAGGGGTTGGCCAGCCATCGCGAATCACTGGCCAACCGGCATTCGGCGCTGGCGGCCATGCTGAGCAAACTCAGCCCGGAGGATCTGGACACCCTGACCCGGGCGCTGGAACCGCTGGAGCGGCTGGCCACCTGCGACGCGGTCGAGACCCGCTCGGCCGAAGACACCGACTGCGCCGCGGATTGCCCCTGA